The sequence below is a genomic window from Acidilobus saccharovorans 345-15.
CCGTAGCTTTCAGCGACAGCTACCTAGTCTACGTGAACCCCTCGGGGGCCCAGGCGTACTACTACGGCAGCAACGTCACCATAGACTACGTTGGCAGCTACGACGGGGCGCCGCTCCTGGCGGGCTCGGAGATGGTCAACGACCTGCAGGAGGCCATGATATCCCTTAACGGGACGGCATATGTCTACAGCGATGAGGCCTACGTCTTCGCTGCTGCTAGGACTCTGAACGGCCTCGCCCTTTACCTTAGGCCGCCGTCCGGGTGGGCCTCAGTGCTATACACCTACGGCGGACTTCCAGAGGCCGAGACCACGGCGGCGCTCGACTACCCGTTCTCCCTGACCGCCGCCTACCCGTTCCTCCACGGCATCGTGTACCTCGGCCAGCTGTTCGTGGGCTCAGGGAGCGACTACATAGCTCTCTACATCAATGGGACCGTGCAGGGCTACCTTGAGGCCAACGGCTCCGTCATAGGGTGGGCCACGTCCTCAAGGCCCGCGGTGGTCACCCCCTCCCTCCTGGAGAGGTCCCACCTGAGCCCCCTGGGATCCTACAGGCTGTCCCTGCAGGGGCTTAACGTCAGCGCCTCGCGCGGGGAGCCCGCGCCGACGGGCCCGCTGAGGCTGGAGCCCATTAGGCTGGAGCACGGCTTCTATAACAACGCCGTGGGCTACTCTGTTGACGCAATAATAGTCGGCACCATAATACTTGCGTTCACTGAGAGGAGGAGCTTATGAAGAGCCTGTCCCTGAGCTTTATCAGGGCGTCGGCCACCTCTGGCCTCATCATGTAGTCCGGCGGCCTCTGGCCCTCCGAGAGGAGCTTCCTTATCTCGGTCCCGCTTATCCTCCTCCTGTACTCGTCGCCGTGAGGGCATATCTTGTCATTAACTATGCCGCCGCACTTCACGCAGTAGAACGCCTCCCTGAGGAACAGCGGGGTTATCCCAAGGTCTGGGAACTCCTTGAATATGTTCCACGCGTCGTAGGGGCCGTAGAAGGAGCCGACGCCAGCGTGGTCCCTGCCAACTATTATGTGGGTTGCCCCGAAGTTCTTCCTTATTATGGCGTGGTGTATGGCCTCCTTGGGGCCTGCGTAGACCATCTTCATCCTGAGCACGCTGAAGACGTAGCTCGACCTGGGGAAGTAGTCCCTCAGCAGGACCTCATAGGCAGCAACTATGGCGTCGTCCGTGAAGTCGCCTGGCTTCTTCCAGCCGACGAGGGGGTTCACGAAGAGGCCGTCGACGAAGCTCAGGGCCGCCTTCATGACGTACTCGTGCCCCATGTGAGGGGCGTTCCTTGTCTGAAACGCCGCTACGCTCCTCCAGCCCAGCTGGTCGAAGAGCACCCTGGTCTCCTTGGGCCACAGCCTGTACTTCTCGAACGGCTCGGGCAGCTCAGCGAACTGCTCAACCTTGCCTCCTATGAGGGCCTGCCCCTCCCTCCTGTAGAGGAGGGCCACGCCCGGGTGGGCCTGGTCGGTGGTGCCGAAGACTCTCTCGGCGAAGGCCTTCCTGTCCCACTGGTAGGCGTCCTCAACGCTCATTATGGCGAACCTGACGCCCTTGTAGGACAGCGCTATCTCCGAGCCGAGGACCTCCTTGGCCAGCCTGGGCTCCACGTCAAGCACTATGGGTATGGTCCACGGGAGGTCGTTCGTGAGCCTCGAGTTCCTCAGCACGCTCTCGTACTCGTCCTCTGTCATAAAGCCCTCGAGGGGGCTGTAGACTCCGTGCGTTATGTTGGCCACGTCATACGCTAACGCCCCGGAGAGCTCAACGGCCGGAAGCTCAGCGGCCTCGCAGGAGAGCTTCTCCGCCCTGGGCCCCCTGGCCACCCTGTCAATAAGCCTTCCTCCGTGGGGCTGGGATGCCATCCTGGACACCTCACAGGTAGCCCAGGCTCTTGAGCTTCCTCAGTATCTCCTCCTTCTCCTCCTCGCTCACGGCGCTCTGCACCTTCTCCCTCTCCATGTCGCTCACCACCTCCCTGAGGACGTACGTGACGAACTGGGAGACGCTGTTGAAGCCGGTGCCTGCTATGAGGCTCTTTATCCTGTCGTAGAGCGGGGTCGGTATTGAGACTGTCGTGTACCTCCCCCTCTCGCCCTCAGGCCTCCTGGCCATTGGCTTCACCGCCTAATTAAATTTAATTAGGGATATTTAAGCTTAATTAAGCTTAATTAAAGCCCACGCTTTAAAGCCCCTTAGGACGCGTCGGCTCGGCGGTGTTGGGGCTTGAGGGGGCTAGTTGCCTGGCTGACAGGCCTGCCGGGAAGCGGCAAGACCACGATAGCAAACGCCGCGGCCGAGAGGCTCAGGGCCATGGGCTACAGGGTCGAGGTGCTTGACGGCGACTGGTTCAGGTCCCACATAGACCCCGAGGCGGGCTACACAAAGGAGGAGAGGGTGAGGCACCTGGTCAGGGCCTCGTGGGTGGCCAGGCTCCTGGCAAGGAACGGGGTAATAGTGATATGCAGCTTCGTCTCCCCCTACAGGGACGCCAGGGAGGAGGTCAGGAAGATAATATCCGAGGAGGCGGACTTCCTCGAGGTCTACGTCAAGTGCCCGCTGGAGGAGTGCATAAGGAGGGACCCCAAGGGCCTCTACAGGAAGGCCCTAGCAGGTGAGATCAGGCACTTCACGGGGATCTCGGACCCCTACGAGGAGCCGCTGAGCCCCGACCTGGTGCTTGACACTGTAAACAACAGCGTTGAGGAGAACGCCGAGAAGCTGGTTAACCTCATAACCTCAAGGCTCAGAGGTAGCCGAGCCTCCTGAGCCTGTCCTTCACGGCCTCCTCGTCCTCCTTGCTCATGACGCTGGTCTCCTGCTCCTCCAGCAGCTGCCTGAGGAGGAACTCAACGAGCTCGTCAACGGACTTGAAGGTCCCCTGGGCCTCCACGTAGTTCTTGGCCTTCTCGTAGAGGTCCCTGGGTATGGACACCTGGGCCCTCTCCTCGGTCAACGCCATCCCCGGCCTGCGCCTGGCTGTGAAGCTAATAAGGCTAGTAGCAGGGGCTCCCCATGGCCCTGAGCCTCTTCCTCCTCCTGGCCCTAAGCAGCGCCCTGAGAAGCTCCAGCAGGGGGAGCCAGAAGGAGAGCACGGCCATGCTGGGCTCGTCAAGGGCCACGTGCCTTATCACGCTGTCGTTCAGGTTGGCCCTGTCCCTGTGCACCACGTAGAAGTGCTTGAACTCGAGCACGTGGAGGCAGCTGCCGTCGCTCAGTGTGGCCCTCCAGTTTCTCAGCTGCCCCCTGGGCTTCCCGAAGGAGGGCTCGAGGCACTGCTCCTCAGGCCTGGGCACGGAGTCCTTGGGCACAACGTAGTCAACGTGGTAAGGCGCCTTGACCATTGCCCTCTCTATGGCCAGCCAGTCCATTGGACCGCCACGAAGGCGTAATTTGCCGTAAAATAAAACAGTTAGCATGTGCTGCAAAATGAGCGAGGAGTGCAGGGGCACCCTGAGGGCCGTGGCAGGGCTCATAGCGCTGGGGATGACTAAGGAGATGATAAGGGCCGCCCTACACTACGACTTTAAGCTTGACATGAACGACGAGCAGTTCGAGTCCCTTTACTTCAGGGCCGCCAAGTGCGTCGAGGAAGGCCTAGTAAAGGTCAGGAGCTGGTCCACCCCGTTCAGGCCAGGGGACTGCAACAACGAGGTCGTGAGGGAGGTGGCCGCCATGATAATGAGGGGCGAGGACCTGGACTCCATAGTGCCTGCAGTGCTCAGGAGACACTACATGCTGAGGAGCGGCACCGCCTACAGGGTGCTGACCCAGAGGGACGTGGAGTATGCCTACGACGTCGCGCTCCTCTGCATTAAGGACAAGGTGGAGAGGGCCAAGAAGTGGTCAGCACCTTGAGGAGGAGTATATGTCGAGGACGGCCCTGAGGTCCCTGAGCTCAAGCTCGGTGGGCATAGGGTTGTCCTTCCTCCTGCCGTCAACGTAGTCGGCGAACGCCCTTACCTCCTCACCTATCATGTCCTTCTTCGCCACCTCAACCCTTGAGCCGTTGACCACCAGGTCCCCGTGCCTGGCGAAGTACCTGAAGCCCCTGGACTCCAGGAAGAGCCTCGAGGAGGGGTCCTCGTATATGGACCCCTTGTCGCCGTAGACCTCTATTATGGGCGCCGGGGCGGCGCTCCTGAAGGCCCAGCCGTACATGTAGACCCCCCTGGCGCCCGACCTGAAGTTAAACATCGCGACCCCCACGTCCTCCCCCTCCATGTCGACGCTGCCCGTGCGGTAGACCATGGAGCACACGGACGAGTAGTCGCCCGCCACGTTAAGCATGACGTGTATCATGTGTATGCCGCCGTCTATGACTGCCCCGCCGCCCATGAGCTCCTTGACCTTCCTCCAGGTCCTCGGCTGGTTGTAGTGTATGTCCCTCACTATCACCGTGTGAACCCTGCCCACGTTGGGCAGCTGCCTGTAGAGCTCGTTGAAAGTCTCGTCAAAGTGGTAGTTCTCGGCAACCATGAACTTGAGGCCGGAGGACTCAGCGGCCCTGACTATGGCCTCTGCCTCCTCCATGTTCCTGGCTATGGGCTTCTCAAGCATGACGTGCTTGCCCGCCCTGAGGGCCCTCGTCGCCATGGGCATGTGGGCGTCGTGGCTTATGACCAGGTCAACCGCGTCAACCTTCGACGAGAGGACGTCATCATAGTTTGTGAAGTAGCCCGCGGCCCCGAACCTCTCCGCTATGGCCTTGGCCTCCTGCTCGGAGGAGCTGTAGGTGTAGTACTCTATGTCGAAGCCCTCGTCCTTAAGCCTCGACATGGCGGCCAGGTGGACGGAGCCGAAGCCCCTGCTGCCGACGACCGCTATCCTCAACGCTGGTCCCAGGAGAAAGAAGGGGCCTGGCAAAAAGGCTTATGCACTTACCTTCCGCCGAACGAGGCCCTCTCTATCGCGAAGCCCACCACTACGAAGGGCAGGCTGACGAAGACTATCATAAGGCCTGGGAACAGTATCCACCACCACCACCCGTTGAGCGCGGCGTTGGCGTCGTACGCGGCGTCAAGTATGCCTCCCCACGTCACTATGTTGGGCGGGGCTATGCCTATGAAGGCGAGCGTCTCAACAAGCAGTATCGCCCCGGGTATCCCGAGCACGGTGTAGGCCACTATGAACGGCACCAGCCTGGGCAGGAAGTGCGTCAGGAACGTCCTGTAGGAGGGTATGCCCATCAGCTTGTCAGCCTCGACGAACGAGTTTGTCTTTATGCTCTGGGCCGCGCTCCTGGCTATTATTGCGTAAAACGGCCAGCTCAGGAAGGTTATCAGGAGGGCCTCCTCCATTATTGAGAGGCCCGACTTCAGCAGCAGCCCAAGGGCCACCAGGAACGGCAGGGCTGGCAGGGCCAGTATGACCGTGCTGAACCAGTTGAGCGCGGCGTCCGTCTTGCCGCCCAGGAAGCCCGCGTATCCACCTATGAAGGCGCCTATGAGCACCCCCAGCAGCGAGGTGACCACCCCTATCTCAAGCGCGTTGGGGAGCCCAAGCAGTATGCCAAGGAATATCGGCCTGCCGTAGATGTCTGTGCCCAGCGCCCCGTAGGCGTTCCCCATGACCCTCACCTGGGCGGCCTTGAACTTGGCGGGCCCGGCGGTCGCGATGAAGACATTCACCCTGTAGGTGCCCAGCTCCGTTGGGCCCACGGTCCTCCTGGAGAGGTTGCTGAACAGGGCCGTTGCGAGGGCCTGCGTGGTCAGCACCGTGGGCACGGTGCCCGTCTTCTGGAGCAGGTAGGCCGAGAGAGGCTTGGCCAGGGCGCTGAGGTCAAAGGAGTACGTCGTTCCCGTCACGGTCACTGTGGCATTGACAGTTGACCCTGAGGGCTTAACCCACTCCACCAGCATGTACTGCATCGTTGCGTTGGAGGCGAAGTTGAATACCACGTCCGTTGGGACCTTTGAGTAGCGCCACTCAAAGATGTACGTGAGCTCATACACGTAGACGGTGCCGACGTGCTCATACACCTTCACGGAGTGGGGGTTCACGTACAGGGAGGGGGCGTAGCTGGAGGGGCTCAGCGCCGCCATCCAGGAAGGCGCCGCGACCGTTGGGTATGCGCTCTCCCAGTACTGGAGGTTGTTTATGTAGTTGAAAGCCACGCTCTTGGGCCACGTGCTCACGTAGGCGGCGAGCCCAACAAACACAAATATTATCACGAGCGCTGCCAGGGCGCTCTTACTCTTCAGCACGTACTTCAGGTAGAACGTAAAGCTGGATCCTGCCTCCTCCGACATTCAAATTCACCCTTGGCTTGCCCTTATCCTCGGGTCCAGTATCCCCTTTATTATCTCGTTAAGGAACAACGCTATTACAAGCACAAGGGTCAGCACGTAAGTTATCGCCATAACGGTCGCCTCGTCCGACTCAAGCACGGCATAATACGTAAGCAGCCCTATGCCTGGCCACACGAACACTATCTCGGTGGTCAGGCCTCCGGCGAAGGAGCTCGCCAGCCACAGCATGGCCTGAGTCGCTATTGAGGGCGATGCCGTCTTAAGTATGTGGCCGAACACTATCCTCCTCTCTGGCAGCCCCCTGGCCTTAGCCGTGAGCACGAAGTCCTCCTTGGTTGTTGCCAGGGTCAGGCTCCTGACCACGTAGGCGAAGCCTCCCACGTTAACTATGAAGAACGCCAGGAGCGGCAAGGTCATGTGGTCCAGGAGGCTCGCCACGTACTGAAGGGGCTCCCTGGAGAAGTTGAGCCCGGCGCTCACTATGCCCCCGGGCGGGAACCAGCGGAGACCGTAGGCCAGGCCCGCTATGAGCAGGAAGCCTATCCACCACGTGGGCAGGCTCTGGTGCACGACGGCTATCACGGGTATGGCCTTATCGTAGGCGGAGCCCTGGTACCTGGCCGCCAGCACTCCAAGGAGCGTTCCCACCGCAATTATTATTATTGTTCCAGTCGTGAACAGTATTATAGTCCTCGGCAGGGCTACGGCAATTATCTGGGCTATGTTATTAGATGACGTGTAGCCCGGGTAGCTTACGCCCGGAGGGGTGACGCCGAAGTGAAAGGTTATCAGGGCCTTCATCTGCAGGGCAAACCTGACTATGAGGGGCTGGTTGAGCCCGTAGGCGGCCTCCAGGGACTTCTCGTAACTCTCGACTTCAAGGTTTACCTGGGTCAGGTTGAGGCTTCCCCTGGCGTGCCTTATGAGCTCCGTCTTCAGCTGGCTGGCCGAGTACTTCACGTAGTCGGCGTAAAGCTTCTGTATCACGGGGTAGGTGAAGACATAGAGTATAATCATGGCGGCAAAAAGTACAGTAATGTATATAATCGCAGTCTTAGCTAAAAAAGTCTTATAACCCATTAGTGGCTGTCACCCCTGGCCATTCACTTTCTCCTGGCCAGGAGTGCCACGGCGGCTATTATAACTATTACAACGACGACTATTCCCACTATCAGTGTAGTCGAGATGGTCACAGGCTTAGGTGTCGTGGTAGTTACCGGCGTGGTTGAAGTTGTTGTGGTCGTCGTTGTTGTGGTCGTGCTTGTGGTGGCCACAGGCGTTGTTGTGGTCGTCGTTGTTGTGGTCGTGCTTGTGGTGGTTGTA
It includes:
- the sat gene encoding sulfate adenylyltransferase, producing MASQPHGGRLIDRVARGPRAEKLSCEAAELPAVELSGALAYDVANITHGVYSPLEGFMTEDEYESVLRNSRLTNDLPWTIPIVLDVEPRLAKEVLGSEIALSYKGVRFAIMSVEDAYQWDRKAFAERVFGTTDQAHPGVALLYRREGQALIGGKVEQFAELPEPFEKYRLWPKETRVLFDQLGWRSVAAFQTRNAPHMGHEYVMKAALSFVDGLFVNPLVGWKKPGDFTDDAIVAAYEVLLRDYFPRSSYVFSVLRMKMVYAGPKEAIHHAIIRKNFGATHIIVGRDHAGVGSFYGPYDAWNIFKEFPDLGITPLFLREAFYCVKCGGIVNDKICPHGDEYRRRISGTEIRKLLSEGQRPPDYMMRPEVADALIKLRDRLFISSSSQ
- the cysC gene encoding adenylyl-sulfate kinase — its product is MRGLVAWLTGLPGSGKTTIANAAAERLRAMGYRVEVLDGDWFRSHIDPEAGYTKEERVRHLVRASWVARLLARNGVIVICSFVSPYRDAREEVRKIISEEADFLEVYVKCPLEECIRRDPKGLYRKALAGEIRHFTGISDPYEEPLSPDLVLDTVNNSVEENAEKLVNLITSRLRGSRAS
- a CDS encoding Gfo/Idh/MocA family protein, which translates into the protein MRIAVVGSRGFGSVHLAAMSRLKDEGFDIEYYTYSSSEQEAKAIAERFGAAGYFTNYDDVLSSKVDAVDLVISHDAHMPMATRALRAGKHVMLEKPIARNMEEAEAIVRAAESSGLKFMVAENYHFDETFNELYRQLPNVGRVHTVIVRDIHYNQPRTWRKVKELMGGGAVIDGGIHMIHVMLNVAGDYSSVCSMVYRTGSVDMEGEDVGVAMFNFRSGARGVYMYGWAFRSAAPAPIIEVYGDKGSIYEDPSSRLFLESRGFRYFARHGDLVVNGSRVEVAKKDMIGEEVRAFADYVDGRRKDNPMPTELELRDLRAVLDIYSSSRC
- a CDS encoding ABC transporter permease is translated as MSEEAGSSFTFYLKYVLKSKSALAALVIIFVFVGLAAYVSTWPKSVAFNYINNLQYWESAYPTVAAPSWMAALSPSSYAPSLYVNPHSVKVYEHVGTVYVYELTYIFEWRYSKVPTDVVFNFASNATMQYMLVEWVKPSGSTVNATVTVTGTTYSFDLSALAKPLSAYLLQKTGTVPTVLTTQALATALFSNLSRRTVGPTELGTYRVNVFIATAGPAKFKAAQVRVMGNAYGALGTDIYGRPIFLGILLGLPNALEIGVVTSLLGVLIGAFIGGYAGFLGGKTDAALNWFSTVILALPALPFLVALGLLLKSGLSIMEEALLITFLSWPFYAIIARSAAQSIKTNSFVEADKLMGIPSYRTFLTHFLPRLVPFIVAYTVLGIPGAILLVETLAFIGIAPPNIVTWGGILDAAYDANAALNGWWWWILFPGLMIVFVSLPFVVVGFAIERASFGGR
- a CDS encoding ABC transporter permease, producing MIILYVFTYPVIQKLYADYVKYSASQLKTELIRHARGSLNLTQVNLEVESYEKSLEAAYGLNQPLIVRFALQMKALITFHFGVTPPGVSYPGYTSSNNIAQIIAVALPRTIILFTTGTIIIIAVGTLLGVLAARYQGSAYDKAIPVIAVVHQSLPTWWIGFLLIAGLAYGLRWFPPGGIVSAGLNFSREPLQYVASLLDHMTLPLLAFFIVNVGGFAYVVRSLTLATTKEDFVLTAKARGLPERRIVFGHILKTASPSIATQAMLWLASSFAGGLTTEIVFVWPGIGLLTYYAVLESDEATVMAITYVLTLVLVIALFLNEIIKGILDPRIRASQG